A genome region from Ctenopharyngodon idella isolate HZGC_01 chromosome 5, HZGC01, whole genome shotgun sequence includes the following:
- the LOC127512726 gene encoding myotubularin-related protein 3-like isoform X1 — MVEEGQQSLEAHGSPVPEDEQVVFPLLHGECVEHVGRAEESVIALTSYRLHIKLQENAVNVPLQLIESVECRDLTQLHLTCKDCKVIRCNFLSSERCQDWLRRISAVVRPPARLEELFAFAFLSCSTSVSAEDRELHDGICRAGGHQWRFKRELERMGFDTHSAWRISNINSNYRVCTSYPEQIIVPAVVTDQELENVAAFRSWKRIPAVVYRHQSSGAVIGRCGQPEVSWWGWRNADDEHLVQAIAKACVTDPASNAAQANGSHVHRHAKADSDPHMANGNVEVEPSATPPQKLLIMDARSYAAAVANRAKGGGCECPEYYPNCEVMFMGMANIHSIRKSFQCLRTLCAQIPDPVNWLSALEGTKWLQHLSLLLKASLLVVNAVDRDRRPVLVHCSDGWDRTPQIVALSKLLLDPFYRTIQGFQVLVETEWLDYGHKFADRCGHGENADDLNERCPVFLQWLDCVHQLQRQFPCSFEFSEAFLVLIVIALINACSRVSAGFMKVKLAQHTYSCLFGTFLCNSVKEREEQRVQEKTCSVWSLLRPTNTSFHNILYSPRSETVLHPVCHVRNLMLWSAVYLPNSAPSTPSDESCVPHSAPSASPEDTPVSRLPKTRSYDDLPSSCEGLTPNRRSSDPNRKEKWQDHLLGLEMSVTAEPDRNHTQTSERSALGFNTNDSEALNGTELSVTDSQTEHISQEVREEDNRKLEVLKNTPAFDVPDDFDSEDQTSGSPEDHAEKHPHNENTELPSDGLHLNNHAPFTITHDPSESSSQSSTESSSSPNHTLNGVCSPSQHPVHPLSLPSANQDSQQTSPTSPHKPVGRGSAAALGHLDTDGLSLHSDAVQVRLRQMEAGHQLQVETLKKQVQELWSRLHINGKLTSLPDGENNLESGCLQRCGATELLSESSWEQIEQQEAEVTQWYSDHPASRCYGCERTFWLATRKHHCSGREPVDEAWNCGNVFCASCCDQKVAVPSQQLREPNHVCQVCYGHLRPSAVPPALPPADLELEKPITASSN, encoded by the exons ATG GTTGAAGAGGGGCAGCAGAGTTTGGAGGCCCATGGGAGCCCCGTACCGGAGGACGAACAG GTCGTGTTCCCGCTGCTGCACGGCGAGTGTGTGGAACATGTCGGGAGGGCAGAGGAGTCTGTCATTGCCTTAACCAGCTACCGCCTTCACATCAAACTCCAAGAGAACGCCGTCAAT GTCCCCCTGCAGCTGATTGAAAGCGTGGAGTGTCGGGATCTGACACAACTGCACCTCACCTGCAAAGACTGCAAGGTCATCAG GTGTAACTTCCTGTCGTCGGAGCGGTGTCAGGATTGGCTGAGGAGGATAAGCGCAGTGGTGCGGCCGCCGGCCCGGCTGGAGGAGCTCTTCGCCTTCGCGTTCCTCTCGTGTAGCACGAGTGTGTCCGCTGAGGACAGAGAGCTGCATGATGGGATCTGCCGCGCAG GAGGACATCAGTGGAGGTTCAAGCGAGAGCTGGAGAGGATGGGCTTCGACACCCACAGTGCCTGGAGAATCTCCAACATCAACAGCAACTACAG GGTGTGTACCAGTTACCCAGAGCAGATCATCGTGCCTGCTGTGGTCACGGACCAGGAGCTGGAGAACGTGGCCGCGTTTAGATCCTGGAAGAGGATCCCGGCTGTCGTTTACAG ACACCAGAGTTCGGGCGCTGTGATTGGTCGATGCGGGCAGCCAGAGGTCAGCTGGTGGGGTTGGCGAAATGCTGACGACGAGCATTTGGTGCAAGCCATCGCTAAAGCCTGCGTCACGGATCCGGCCTCGAACGCAGCGCAGGCGAATGGCTCACACGTTCATCGTCACGCCAAAGCTGACTCCG ATCCTCACATGGCCAATGGGAACGTAGAGGTGGAGCCGAGTGCCACGCCCCCTCAGAAGCTGTTAATAATGGACGCCCGGTCGTACGCGGCTGCAGTAGCCAATCGGGCGAAAGGAGGCGGCTGCGAGTGTCCAG AGTATTATCCCAACTGTGAGGTGATGTTCATGGGCATGGCCAACATCCACTCCATCCGGAAGAGCTTCCAGTGTTTGCGGACTCTCTGCGCTCAAATCCCTGATCCGGTCAA TTGGCTGTCAGCGCTGGAGGGCACTAAATGGCTGCAGCATCTGTCTCTGCTGCTGAAAGCGTCTCTTCTGGTGGTGAACGCAGTGGATCGGGACCGCAGGCCTGTGCTGGTGCACTGCTCCGACGGCTGGGACCGGACACCTCAGATAGTGGCGCTGTCCAAACTGCTGCTGGACCCCTTCTACAGGACCATCCAG GGTTTTCAGGTGCTGGTCGAGACCGAGTGGTTGGATTACGGTCATAAGTTCGCCGACCGCTGCGGCCACGGCGAGAACGCGGACGATCTGAACGAGCGCTGTCCGGTGTTCCTGCAGTGGCTGGACTGCGTTCATCAGCTCCAGAGACAGTTCCCATGCTCCTTTGAGTTCAGCGAGGCCTTTCTGGTACTCATTGTCATTGCTTTGATCAATGCTTGTTCcagggtttctgcaggttttaTGAAG GTGAAGTTAGCGCAGCACACGTACTCGTGTCTGTTCGGGACGTTCCTGTGCAACAGCGTGAAGGAGCGAGAGGAGCAGCGCGTTCAGGAGAAGACGTGCTCCGTTTGGTCTCTGCTGCGCCCGACGAACACGTCCTTCCACAACATCCTCTACTCGCCGCGCTCAGAGACT GTTTTGCACCCAGTGTGTCATGTGAGGAATCTGATGCTATGGAGTGCCGTCTACCTGCCTAATTCCGCCCCCTCCACGCCTTCTGATGAGTCATGTGTGCCACACTCCGCCCCCTCAGCCTCACCCGAGGACACACCTGTGAGCAG GTTACCAAAGACTCGGTCATATGACGACCTGCCCTCATCGTGTGAGGGTTTAACCCCAAACCGCCGCAGCAGCGACCCCAACAGGAAGGAGAAGTGGCAGGACCACCTGCTCGGCCTGGAGATGAGCGTGACGGCAGAGCCGGACAGAAACCACACGCAGACGTCCGAACGCAGCGCTCTCGGCTTCAACACGAACGATTCTGAAGCATTAAACGGGACGGAGCTTTCAGTGACTGACAGCCAAACGGAACACATCTCACAGGAAGTGAGAGAAGAGGATAACAGGAAGCTGGAAGTTCTAAAAAACACGCCTGCCTTCGATGTTCCAGATGACTTTGACAGTGAGGACCAAACGTCTGGATCGCCTGAAGATCACGCTGAAAAACACCCACATAATGAAAACACTGAGTTACCATCAGACGGATTACATCTAAATAATCACGCCCCCTTTACTATTACCCACGATCCTTCAGAATCTAGCAGCCAGTCTTCCACGGAGAGTTCTTCCAGTCCAAACCACACTCTTAACGGCGTCTGCTCACCTTCCCAGCATCCCGTTCATCCTCTTTCTCTGCCTTCGGCCAATCAGGACAGCCAACAGACGTCTCCAACGTCGCCCCACAAGCCTGTCGGGCGAGGGTCCGCAGCGGCGTTAGGGCACCTGGATACGGACGGGTTGAGTCTGCACAGCGACGCCGTACAGGTGCGTCTGCGGCAGATGGAGGCGGGGCATCAGCTGCAGGTGGAGACGCTGAAGAAACAGGTGCAGGAGCTCTGGAGCCGTCTGCACATCAACGGGAAGCTG ACGTCTCTGCCGGACGGGGAGAACAACCTCGAGTCTGGCTGTTTGCAGCGCTGCGGTGCCACTGAACTCCTGTCCGAATCCAGCTGGGAACAGATCGAGCAACAGGAAGCAGAG GTGACACAGTGGTACTCGGATCACCCGGCGTCCCGTTGCTATGGATGCGAGAGGACGTTCTGGCTGGCGACAAGGAAGCATCACTGCAG CGGCAGAGAGCCGGTTGATGAGGCCTG GAACTGTGGGAACGTGTTCTGCGCCAGCTGCTGCGACCAGAAGGTGGCGGTACCGAGTCAACAGCTCCGTGAGCCAAACCACGTGTGCCAGGTGTGTTACGGGCACCTCCGGCCCTCAGCCGTTCCCCCGGCGCTCCCTCCTGCTGACCTCGAGCTGGAGAAGCCCATCACTGCCAGCTCCAACTGA
- the LOC127512726 gene encoding myotubularin-related protein 3-like isoform X2, with amino-acid sequence MVEEGQQSLEAHGSPVPEDEQVVFPLLHGECVEHVGRAEESVIALTSYRLHIKLQENAVNVPLQLIESVECRDLTQLHLTCKDCKVIRCNFLSSERCQDWLRRISAVVRPPARLEELFAFAFLSCSTSVSAEDRELHDGICRAGGHQWRFKRELERMGFDTHSAWRISNINSNYRVCTSYPEQIIVPAVVTDQELENVAAFRSWKRIPAVVYRHQSSGAVIGRCGQPEVSWWGWRNADDEHLVQAIAKACVTDPASNAAQANGSHVHRHAKADSDPHMANGNVEVEPSATPPQKLLIMDARSYAAAVANRAKGGGCECPEYYPNCEVMFMGMANIHSIRKSFQCLRTLCAQIPDPVNWLSALEGTKWLQHLSLLLKASLLVVNAVDRDRRPVLVHCSDGWDRTPQIVALSKLLLDPFYRTIQGFQVLVETEWLDYGHKFADRCGHGENADDLNERCPVFLQWLDCVHQLQRQFPCSFEFSEAFLVLIVIALINACSRVSAGFMKVKLAQHTYSCLFGTFLCNSVKEREEQRVQEKTCSVWSLLRPTNTSFHNILYSPRSETVLHPVCHVRNLMLWSAVYLPNSAPSTPSDESCVPHSAPSASPEDTPVSRLPKTRSYDDLPSSCEGLTPNRRSSDPNRKEKWQDHLLGLEMSVTAEPDRNHTQTSERSALGFNTNDSEALNGTELSVTDSQTEHISQEVREEDNRKLEVLKNTPAFDVPDDFDSEDQTSGSPEDHAEKHPHNENTELPSDGLHLNNHAPFTITHDPSESSSQSSTESSSSPNHTLNGVCSPSQHPVHPLSLPSANQDSQQTSPTSPHKPVGRGSAAALGHLDTDGLSLHSDAVQVRLRQMEAGHQLQVETLKKQVQELWSRLHINGKLTSLPDGENNLESGCLQRCGATELLSESSWEQIEQQEAEVTQWYSDHPASRCYGCERTFWLATRKHHCRNCGNVFCASCCDQKVAVPSQQLREPNHVCQVCYGHLRPSAVPPALPPADLELEKPITASSN; translated from the exons ATG GTTGAAGAGGGGCAGCAGAGTTTGGAGGCCCATGGGAGCCCCGTACCGGAGGACGAACAG GTCGTGTTCCCGCTGCTGCACGGCGAGTGTGTGGAACATGTCGGGAGGGCAGAGGAGTCTGTCATTGCCTTAACCAGCTACCGCCTTCACATCAAACTCCAAGAGAACGCCGTCAAT GTCCCCCTGCAGCTGATTGAAAGCGTGGAGTGTCGGGATCTGACACAACTGCACCTCACCTGCAAAGACTGCAAGGTCATCAG GTGTAACTTCCTGTCGTCGGAGCGGTGTCAGGATTGGCTGAGGAGGATAAGCGCAGTGGTGCGGCCGCCGGCCCGGCTGGAGGAGCTCTTCGCCTTCGCGTTCCTCTCGTGTAGCACGAGTGTGTCCGCTGAGGACAGAGAGCTGCATGATGGGATCTGCCGCGCAG GAGGACATCAGTGGAGGTTCAAGCGAGAGCTGGAGAGGATGGGCTTCGACACCCACAGTGCCTGGAGAATCTCCAACATCAACAGCAACTACAG GGTGTGTACCAGTTACCCAGAGCAGATCATCGTGCCTGCTGTGGTCACGGACCAGGAGCTGGAGAACGTGGCCGCGTTTAGATCCTGGAAGAGGATCCCGGCTGTCGTTTACAG ACACCAGAGTTCGGGCGCTGTGATTGGTCGATGCGGGCAGCCAGAGGTCAGCTGGTGGGGTTGGCGAAATGCTGACGACGAGCATTTGGTGCAAGCCATCGCTAAAGCCTGCGTCACGGATCCGGCCTCGAACGCAGCGCAGGCGAATGGCTCACACGTTCATCGTCACGCCAAAGCTGACTCCG ATCCTCACATGGCCAATGGGAACGTAGAGGTGGAGCCGAGTGCCACGCCCCCTCAGAAGCTGTTAATAATGGACGCCCGGTCGTACGCGGCTGCAGTAGCCAATCGGGCGAAAGGAGGCGGCTGCGAGTGTCCAG AGTATTATCCCAACTGTGAGGTGATGTTCATGGGCATGGCCAACATCCACTCCATCCGGAAGAGCTTCCAGTGTTTGCGGACTCTCTGCGCTCAAATCCCTGATCCGGTCAA TTGGCTGTCAGCGCTGGAGGGCACTAAATGGCTGCAGCATCTGTCTCTGCTGCTGAAAGCGTCTCTTCTGGTGGTGAACGCAGTGGATCGGGACCGCAGGCCTGTGCTGGTGCACTGCTCCGACGGCTGGGACCGGACACCTCAGATAGTGGCGCTGTCCAAACTGCTGCTGGACCCCTTCTACAGGACCATCCAG GGTTTTCAGGTGCTGGTCGAGACCGAGTGGTTGGATTACGGTCATAAGTTCGCCGACCGCTGCGGCCACGGCGAGAACGCGGACGATCTGAACGAGCGCTGTCCGGTGTTCCTGCAGTGGCTGGACTGCGTTCATCAGCTCCAGAGACAGTTCCCATGCTCCTTTGAGTTCAGCGAGGCCTTTCTGGTACTCATTGTCATTGCTTTGATCAATGCTTGTTCcagggtttctgcaggttttaTGAAG GTGAAGTTAGCGCAGCACACGTACTCGTGTCTGTTCGGGACGTTCCTGTGCAACAGCGTGAAGGAGCGAGAGGAGCAGCGCGTTCAGGAGAAGACGTGCTCCGTTTGGTCTCTGCTGCGCCCGACGAACACGTCCTTCCACAACATCCTCTACTCGCCGCGCTCAGAGACT GTTTTGCACCCAGTGTGTCATGTGAGGAATCTGATGCTATGGAGTGCCGTCTACCTGCCTAATTCCGCCCCCTCCACGCCTTCTGATGAGTCATGTGTGCCACACTCCGCCCCCTCAGCCTCACCCGAGGACACACCTGTGAGCAG GTTACCAAAGACTCGGTCATATGACGACCTGCCCTCATCGTGTGAGGGTTTAACCCCAAACCGCCGCAGCAGCGACCCCAACAGGAAGGAGAAGTGGCAGGACCACCTGCTCGGCCTGGAGATGAGCGTGACGGCAGAGCCGGACAGAAACCACACGCAGACGTCCGAACGCAGCGCTCTCGGCTTCAACACGAACGATTCTGAAGCATTAAACGGGACGGAGCTTTCAGTGACTGACAGCCAAACGGAACACATCTCACAGGAAGTGAGAGAAGAGGATAACAGGAAGCTGGAAGTTCTAAAAAACACGCCTGCCTTCGATGTTCCAGATGACTTTGACAGTGAGGACCAAACGTCTGGATCGCCTGAAGATCACGCTGAAAAACACCCACATAATGAAAACACTGAGTTACCATCAGACGGATTACATCTAAATAATCACGCCCCCTTTACTATTACCCACGATCCTTCAGAATCTAGCAGCCAGTCTTCCACGGAGAGTTCTTCCAGTCCAAACCACACTCTTAACGGCGTCTGCTCACCTTCCCAGCATCCCGTTCATCCTCTTTCTCTGCCTTCGGCCAATCAGGACAGCCAACAGACGTCTCCAACGTCGCCCCACAAGCCTGTCGGGCGAGGGTCCGCAGCGGCGTTAGGGCACCTGGATACGGACGGGTTGAGTCTGCACAGCGACGCCGTACAGGTGCGTCTGCGGCAGATGGAGGCGGGGCATCAGCTGCAGGTGGAGACGCTGAAGAAACAGGTGCAGGAGCTCTGGAGCCGTCTGCACATCAACGGGAAGCTG ACGTCTCTGCCGGACGGGGAGAACAACCTCGAGTCTGGCTGTTTGCAGCGCTGCGGTGCCACTGAACTCCTGTCCGAATCCAGCTGGGAACAGATCGAGCAACAGGAAGCAGAG GTGACACAGTGGTACTCGGATCACCCGGCGTCCCGTTGCTATGGATGCGAGAGGACGTTCTGGCTGGCGACAAGGAAGCATCACTGCAG GAACTGTGGGAACGTGTTCTGCGCCAGCTGCTGCGACCAGAAGGTGGCGGTACCGAGTCAACAGCTCCGTGAGCCAAACCACGTGTGCCAGGTGTGTTACGGGCACCTCCGGCCCTCAGCCGTTCCCCCGGCGCTCCCTCCTGCTGACCTCGAGCTGGAGAAGCCCATCACTGCCAGCTCCAACTGA
- the LOC127512726 gene encoding myotubularin-related protein 3-like isoform X3, producing MVEEGQQSLEAHGSPVPEDEQVVFPLLHGECVEHVGRAEESVIALTSYRLHIKLQENAVNVPLQLIESVECRDLTQLHLTCKDCKVIRCNFLSSERCQDWLRRISAVVRPPARLEELFAFAFLSCSTSVSAEDRELHDGICRAGGHQWRFKRELERMGFDTHSAWRISNINSNYRVCTSYPEQIIVPAVVTDQELENVAAFRSWKRIPAVVYRHQSSGAVIGRCGQPEVSWWGWRNADDEHLVQAIAKACVTDPASNAAQANGSHVHRHAKADSDPHMANGNVEVEPSATPPQKLLIMDARSYAAAVANRAKGGGCECPEYYPNCEVMFMGMANIHSIRKSFQCLRTLCAQIPDPVNWLSALEGTKWLQHLSLLLKASLLVVNAVDRDRRPVLVHCSDGWDRTPQIVALSKLLLDPFYRTIQGFQVLVETEWLDYGHKFADRCGHGENADDLNERCPVFLQWLDCVHQLQRQFPCSFEFSEAFLVKLAQHTYSCLFGTFLCNSVKEREEQRVQEKTCSVWSLLRPTNTSFHNILYSPRSETVLHPVCHVRNLMLWSAVYLPNSAPSTPSDESCVPHSAPSASPEDTPVSRLPKTRSYDDLPSSCEGLTPNRRSSDPNRKEKWQDHLLGLEMSVTAEPDRNHTQTSERSALGFNTNDSEALNGTELSVTDSQTEHISQEVREEDNRKLEVLKNTPAFDVPDDFDSEDQTSGSPEDHAEKHPHNENTELPSDGLHLNNHAPFTITHDPSESSSQSSTESSSSPNHTLNGVCSPSQHPVHPLSLPSANQDSQQTSPTSPHKPVGRGSAAALGHLDTDGLSLHSDAVQVRLRQMEAGHQLQVETLKKQVQELWSRLHINGKLTSLPDGENNLESGCLQRCGATELLSESSWEQIEQQEAEVTQWYSDHPASRCYGCERTFWLATRKHHCSGREPVDEAWNCGNVFCASCCDQKVAVPSQQLREPNHVCQVCYGHLRPSAVPPALPPADLELEKPITASSN from the exons ATG GTTGAAGAGGGGCAGCAGAGTTTGGAGGCCCATGGGAGCCCCGTACCGGAGGACGAACAG GTCGTGTTCCCGCTGCTGCACGGCGAGTGTGTGGAACATGTCGGGAGGGCAGAGGAGTCTGTCATTGCCTTAACCAGCTACCGCCTTCACATCAAACTCCAAGAGAACGCCGTCAAT GTCCCCCTGCAGCTGATTGAAAGCGTGGAGTGTCGGGATCTGACACAACTGCACCTCACCTGCAAAGACTGCAAGGTCATCAG GTGTAACTTCCTGTCGTCGGAGCGGTGTCAGGATTGGCTGAGGAGGATAAGCGCAGTGGTGCGGCCGCCGGCCCGGCTGGAGGAGCTCTTCGCCTTCGCGTTCCTCTCGTGTAGCACGAGTGTGTCCGCTGAGGACAGAGAGCTGCATGATGGGATCTGCCGCGCAG GAGGACATCAGTGGAGGTTCAAGCGAGAGCTGGAGAGGATGGGCTTCGACACCCACAGTGCCTGGAGAATCTCCAACATCAACAGCAACTACAG GGTGTGTACCAGTTACCCAGAGCAGATCATCGTGCCTGCTGTGGTCACGGACCAGGAGCTGGAGAACGTGGCCGCGTTTAGATCCTGGAAGAGGATCCCGGCTGTCGTTTACAG ACACCAGAGTTCGGGCGCTGTGATTGGTCGATGCGGGCAGCCAGAGGTCAGCTGGTGGGGTTGGCGAAATGCTGACGACGAGCATTTGGTGCAAGCCATCGCTAAAGCCTGCGTCACGGATCCGGCCTCGAACGCAGCGCAGGCGAATGGCTCACACGTTCATCGTCACGCCAAAGCTGACTCCG ATCCTCACATGGCCAATGGGAACGTAGAGGTGGAGCCGAGTGCCACGCCCCCTCAGAAGCTGTTAATAATGGACGCCCGGTCGTACGCGGCTGCAGTAGCCAATCGGGCGAAAGGAGGCGGCTGCGAGTGTCCAG AGTATTATCCCAACTGTGAGGTGATGTTCATGGGCATGGCCAACATCCACTCCATCCGGAAGAGCTTCCAGTGTTTGCGGACTCTCTGCGCTCAAATCCCTGATCCGGTCAA TTGGCTGTCAGCGCTGGAGGGCACTAAATGGCTGCAGCATCTGTCTCTGCTGCTGAAAGCGTCTCTTCTGGTGGTGAACGCAGTGGATCGGGACCGCAGGCCTGTGCTGGTGCACTGCTCCGACGGCTGGGACCGGACACCTCAGATAGTGGCGCTGTCCAAACTGCTGCTGGACCCCTTCTACAGGACCATCCAG GGTTTTCAGGTGCTGGTCGAGACCGAGTGGTTGGATTACGGTCATAAGTTCGCCGACCGCTGCGGCCACGGCGAGAACGCGGACGATCTGAACGAGCGCTGTCCGGTGTTCCTGCAGTGGCTGGACTGCGTTCATCAGCTCCAGAGACAGTTCCCATGCTCCTTTGAGTTCAGCGAGGCCTTTCTG GTGAAGTTAGCGCAGCACACGTACTCGTGTCTGTTCGGGACGTTCCTGTGCAACAGCGTGAAGGAGCGAGAGGAGCAGCGCGTTCAGGAGAAGACGTGCTCCGTTTGGTCTCTGCTGCGCCCGACGAACACGTCCTTCCACAACATCCTCTACTCGCCGCGCTCAGAGACT GTTTTGCACCCAGTGTGTCATGTGAGGAATCTGATGCTATGGAGTGCCGTCTACCTGCCTAATTCCGCCCCCTCCACGCCTTCTGATGAGTCATGTGTGCCACACTCCGCCCCCTCAGCCTCACCCGAGGACACACCTGTGAGCAG GTTACCAAAGACTCGGTCATATGACGACCTGCCCTCATCGTGTGAGGGTTTAACCCCAAACCGCCGCAGCAGCGACCCCAACAGGAAGGAGAAGTGGCAGGACCACCTGCTCGGCCTGGAGATGAGCGTGACGGCAGAGCCGGACAGAAACCACACGCAGACGTCCGAACGCAGCGCTCTCGGCTTCAACACGAACGATTCTGAAGCATTAAACGGGACGGAGCTTTCAGTGACTGACAGCCAAACGGAACACATCTCACAGGAAGTGAGAGAAGAGGATAACAGGAAGCTGGAAGTTCTAAAAAACACGCCTGCCTTCGATGTTCCAGATGACTTTGACAGTGAGGACCAAACGTCTGGATCGCCTGAAGATCACGCTGAAAAACACCCACATAATGAAAACACTGAGTTACCATCAGACGGATTACATCTAAATAATCACGCCCCCTTTACTATTACCCACGATCCTTCAGAATCTAGCAGCCAGTCTTCCACGGAGAGTTCTTCCAGTCCAAACCACACTCTTAACGGCGTCTGCTCACCTTCCCAGCATCCCGTTCATCCTCTTTCTCTGCCTTCGGCCAATCAGGACAGCCAACAGACGTCTCCAACGTCGCCCCACAAGCCTGTCGGGCGAGGGTCCGCAGCGGCGTTAGGGCACCTGGATACGGACGGGTTGAGTCTGCACAGCGACGCCGTACAGGTGCGTCTGCGGCAGATGGAGGCGGGGCATCAGCTGCAGGTGGAGACGCTGAAGAAACAGGTGCAGGAGCTCTGGAGCCGTCTGCACATCAACGGGAAGCTG ACGTCTCTGCCGGACGGGGAGAACAACCTCGAGTCTGGCTGTTTGCAGCGCTGCGGTGCCACTGAACTCCTGTCCGAATCCAGCTGGGAACAGATCGAGCAACAGGAAGCAGAG GTGACACAGTGGTACTCGGATCACCCGGCGTCCCGTTGCTATGGATGCGAGAGGACGTTCTGGCTGGCGACAAGGAAGCATCACTGCAG CGGCAGAGAGCCGGTTGATGAGGCCTG GAACTGTGGGAACGTGTTCTGCGCCAGCTGCTGCGACCAGAAGGTGGCGGTACCGAGTCAACAGCTCCGTGAGCCAAACCACGTGTGCCAGGTGTGTTACGGGCACCTCCGGCCCTCAGCCGTTCCCCCGGCGCTCCCTCCTGCTGACCTCGAGCTGGAGAAGCCCATCACTGCCAGCTCCAACTGA